A genomic stretch from Hemibagrus wyckioides isolate EC202008001 linkage group LG18, SWU_Hwy_1.0, whole genome shotgun sequence includes:
- the zgc:86764 gene encoding protein regulator of cytokinesis 1 isoform X2 yields MMGSRKSQTLASSLVTNINHAMAKLVDIWDSIGIMEDQRIERMQTVKKYIEDLLKDMITEEESLRHRIKTSIITTRKQLETLSLELSLEPYKVEEDLTVLQLEKNLRCHLEALQKEKAERLRELSDLSQQDEELCVTLCATPYYIPTGSMPSQTQLQELREHIKQLSKEKEGRVKVFSGLREDIRILMDEMGHEPETSLERDSVCSDTDIFLLTHENIKALKLLLSQLEMKKESLISSRDKLKDRAMSLWNRLSCPDEEAEEFKQEPLGTLCDDIRRWQGVVDRLELLQRTKLEEVIDKVRQELVVFWDKCMFGPEKREPFNVHFCDVNYTEELLGLHDSELLMVKQFYEEAHPLLEIVEKWERNWALYQDFERKAADPTRFSNRGGALLKESKDRAKVQKLLPKLEEDLKCRVEVWEKNKGSPFLIRGQKVMEYISKQWEEHRSQKDKEKNDRMSKKSDNSQFKTPSKRPHGAANNSVTPSKIRKTPNQPSLRTTTMSSSSTSSVSSTFLCVPGKPPLSAKKVKTLEASPAPRTPLQEFNSDKKLIPITYSDFTNELSRKASHDAVLNSTVKDVL; encoded by the exons ATGATGGGGAGCCGGAAAAG TCAAACCCTGGCTTCTTCGCTCGTAACCAATATCAATCATGCCATGGCGAAGCTGGTGGACATCTGGGACAGTATCGGTATCATGGAGGATCAGAGGATCGAAAGGATGCAGACTGTTAAGAAATATATCGAG GACCTTTTGAAGGACATGATCACTGAAGAAGAGTCACTGAGACACCGCATCAAAACCAGCATCATTACGACTCGGAAGCAGTTGGAGACGCTGTCTCTCGAGTTGTCTCTGGAGCCATATAAAGTAG AGGAAGACCTGACAGTTCTTCAGCTGGAGAAGAACCTGCGCTGTCATCTGGAGGCTCTGCAGAAGGAAAAGGCCGAGCGTCTGAGGGAGCTAAGCGATCTGTCGCAGCAGGATGAGGAGCTGTGTGTGACGCTGTGTGCTACACCCTACTACATTCCCACTGGCAGCATGCCCTCTCAAACACAACTGCAGGAGCTCCGTGAGCACATCAAGCAGCTTAGCAAGGAAAAA GAGGGCAGGGTGAAGGTGTTCTCTGGGCTCCGGGAGGACATCCGAATTCTGATGGATGAGATGGGCCATGAGCCGGAAACCAGTCTGGAGCGAGATTCCGTCTGTTCCGACACGGACATCTTCCTGCTCACACATGAGAATATCAAAGCTCTCAAGCTGTTGCTCAGCCAG CTGGAGATGAAAAAGGAATCTCTGATTTCATCTCGGGACAAACTGAAGGATCGTGCTATGAGTCTGTGGAATCGCCTGAGCTGTCCTGACGAGGAGGCAGAGGAATTCAAACAGGAGCCCCTCGGCACTCTCTGTGACGACATCAGAAGG TGGCAGGGGGTGGTGGATCGTCTCGAGCTCCTCCAGAGGACCAAGCTGGAGGAGGTGATCGATAAAGTACGACAAGAGCTGGTGGTCTTCTGGGACAAGTGCATGTTTGGTCCAGAAAAGCGAGAACCTTTCAATGTGCACTTCTGTGATG TTAATTACACAGAGGAGCTGCTCGGCCTGCATGACTCTGAGCTTCTGATGGTGAAGCAGTTTTATGAGGAGGCTCATCCTTTACTGGAGATTGTTGAGAAATGGGAGAGGAACTGGGCTCTCTATCAGGATTTCGAG AGAAAGGCAGCAGATCCAACTCGCTTCTCCAACAGAGGAGGTGCTTTACTGAAGGAGAGCAAGGATAGAGCTAAAGTGCAGAAGCTACTCCCTAAg CTAGAGGAAGACCTGAAATGCCGTGTGGAGGTTTGGGAAAAGAATAAAGGCTCACCGTTTCTGATAAGAGGACAGAAGGTGATGGAGTACATTTCTAAACAGTGGGAAGAGCATCGCTCACAGAAAGACAAGGAAAAGAATGATCGG ATGTCTAAGAAATCAGACAACAGTCAGTTTAAAACCCCAAGCAAGAGACCTCACGGAGCAGCCAACAACAGCGTGACCCCCAGCAAGATACGGAAG ACTCCTAATCAGCCTTCATTGCGCACCACAACAATGAGCAGCAGCAGTACCAGCAGTGTGTCCAGCACGTTTCTGTGTGTGCCTGGCAAGCCTCCACTCTCGGCCAAG AAGGTTAAAACACTGGAAGCAAGCCCGGCCCCTCGGACGCCACTGCAGGAGTTCAACAGTGATAAGAAGCTCATCCCTATCACCTACTCTGACTTTaca AACGAGTTATCGAGAAAGGCCAGTCACGATGCTGTTCTGAACTCCACTGTTAAAGATGTCCTCTAA
- the zgc:86764 gene encoding protein regulator of cytokinesis 1 isoform X1, with the protein MMGSRKSQTLASSLVTNINHAMAKLVDIWDSIGIMEDQRIERMQTVKKYIEDLLKDMITEEESLRHRIKTSIITTRKQLETLSLELSLEPYKVEEDLTVLQLEKNLRCHLEALQKEKAERLRELSDLSQQDEELCVTLCATPYYIPTGSMPSQTQLQELREHIKQLSKEKEGRVKVFSGLREDIRILMDEMGHEPETSLERDSVCSDTDIFLLTHENIKALKLLLSQLEMKKESLISSRDKLKDRAMSLWNRLSCPDEEAEEFKQEPLGTLCDDIRRWQGVVDRLELLQRTKLEEVIDKVRQELVVFWDKCMFGPEKREPFNVHFCDVNYTEELLGLHDSELLMVKQFYEEAHPLLEIVEKWERNWALYQDFERKAADPTRFSNRGGALLKESKDRAKVQKLLPKLEEDLKCRVEVWEKNKGSPFLIRGQKVMEYISKQWEEHRSQKDKEKNDRMSKKSDNSQFKTPSKRPHGAANNSVTPSKIRKTPNQPSLRTTTMSSSSTSSVSSTFLCVPGKPPLSAKQKVKTLEASPAPRTPLQEFNSDKKLIPITYSDFTNELSRKASHDAVLNSTVKDVL; encoded by the exons ATGATGGGGAGCCGGAAAAG TCAAACCCTGGCTTCTTCGCTCGTAACCAATATCAATCATGCCATGGCGAAGCTGGTGGACATCTGGGACAGTATCGGTATCATGGAGGATCAGAGGATCGAAAGGATGCAGACTGTTAAGAAATATATCGAG GACCTTTTGAAGGACATGATCACTGAAGAAGAGTCACTGAGACACCGCATCAAAACCAGCATCATTACGACTCGGAAGCAGTTGGAGACGCTGTCTCTCGAGTTGTCTCTGGAGCCATATAAAGTAG AGGAAGACCTGACAGTTCTTCAGCTGGAGAAGAACCTGCGCTGTCATCTGGAGGCTCTGCAGAAGGAAAAGGCCGAGCGTCTGAGGGAGCTAAGCGATCTGTCGCAGCAGGATGAGGAGCTGTGTGTGACGCTGTGTGCTACACCCTACTACATTCCCACTGGCAGCATGCCCTCTCAAACACAACTGCAGGAGCTCCGTGAGCACATCAAGCAGCTTAGCAAGGAAAAA GAGGGCAGGGTGAAGGTGTTCTCTGGGCTCCGGGAGGACATCCGAATTCTGATGGATGAGATGGGCCATGAGCCGGAAACCAGTCTGGAGCGAGATTCCGTCTGTTCCGACACGGACATCTTCCTGCTCACACATGAGAATATCAAAGCTCTCAAGCTGTTGCTCAGCCAG CTGGAGATGAAAAAGGAATCTCTGATTTCATCTCGGGACAAACTGAAGGATCGTGCTATGAGTCTGTGGAATCGCCTGAGCTGTCCTGACGAGGAGGCAGAGGAATTCAAACAGGAGCCCCTCGGCACTCTCTGTGACGACATCAGAAGG TGGCAGGGGGTGGTGGATCGTCTCGAGCTCCTCCAGAGGACCAAGCTGGAGGAGGTGATCGATAAAGTACGACAAGAGCTGGTGGTCTTCTGGGACAAGTGCATGTTTGGTCCAGAAAAGCGAGAACCTTTCAATGTGCACTTCTGTGATG TTAATTACACAGAGGAGCTGCTCGGCCTGCATGACTCTGAGCTTCTGATGGTGAAGCAGTTTTATGAGGAGGCTCATCCTTTACTGGAGATTGTTGAGAAATGGGAGAGGAACTGGGCTCTCTATCAGGATTTCGAG AGAAAGGCAGCAGATCCAACTCGCTTCTCCAACAGAGGAGGTGCTTTACTGAAGGAGAGCAAGGATAGAGCTAAAGTGCAGAAGCTACTCCCTAAg CTAGAGGAAGACCTGAAATGCCGTGTGGAGGTTTGGGAAAAGAATAAAGGCTCACCGTTTCTGATAAGAGGACAGAAGGTGATGGAGTACATTTCTAAACAGTGGGAAGAGCATCGCTCACAGAAAGACAAGGAAAAGAATGATCGG ATGTCTAAGAAATCAGACAACAGTCAGTTTAAAACCCCAAGCAAGAGACCTCACGGAGCAGCCAACAACAGCGTGACCCCCAGCAAGATACGGAAG ACTCCTAATCAGCCTTCATTGCGCACCACAACAATGAGCAGCAGCAGTACCAGCAGTGTGTCCAGCACGTTTCTGTGTGTGCCTGGCAAGCCTCCACTCTCGGCCAAG CAGAAGGTTAAAACACTGGAAGCAAGCCCGGCCCCTCGGACGCCACTGCAGGAGTTCAACAGTGATAAGAAGCTCATCCCTATCACCTACTCTGACTTTaca AACGAGTTATCGAGAAAGGCCAGTCACGATGCTGTTCTGAACTCCACTGTTAAAGATGTCCTCTAA
- the slc26a1 gene encoding sulfate anion transporter 1 — MEDAKPQYTYQLERKVHPKKGPVEIIKSKLLRQLSCSLPRVKRTLIDFFPVVRWLPKYKIKEYVWGDIMSGLIVGIILVPQAIAYCLLAGLEPIYGLYTSFFANIIYFILGTSRHVSVGIFSLMSLMVGQVVDREVYLAGFDLGEDSKRSSLDVGWNGTEEHQDTAANFTMGAFGMECGKECYAISIAAVLTFLAGFYQVLMAVFRLGFVSVYLSAPMLDGFATGASCTILTVQVKYLVGLKIPRHQGYGTVVVTWINIFKNIHKTNFCDMITSAICITVLLLGKELQDRYKDRLKIPLPTELVVVALATVISHFADLNGQYNSSISGAIPTGFIPPKVPNFSLIPRVAIDAIPLAVISFAFTVSLSEMFAKKNGYTVRPNQEMLAIGFCNIIPSFFHSFTTSAALAKTMVKDSTGCRTQVSSVVSALVVLLVLLFLAPFFFSLQKCVLACIIIVSLRGALRKFRDLPRLWRLSKIDAVVWMVAMSSSALISVEIGLVIGVVFSMLCVLAQTQYPKASLLGKIENTTYYEDMNDYDNLEIIPKVKIFRFQAPLYYANKDFFLKSLFKAVGLEPFIERTRQKKMEKKAKNRSAKQTDKENDVSLSLVASEVDFHTIILDCSSVPFIDTTGINTLKGVIKEYKDVGVNMILACCNTTVIDSLRRSSFFGSEDKEMQTRLFPNLHSAVSFATSDTAASVNNTPV; from the exons ATGGAGGATGCAAAGCCTCAATACACGTACCAGCTGGAACGCAAGGTTCATCCAAAGAAGGGACCAGTAGAGATCATTAAGAGCAAACTGCTCCGTCAACTATCTTGTTCTCTGCCCAGAGTGAAAAGAACATTAATAGACTTCTTCCCTGTTGTGCGCTGGCTGCCAAAATACAAGATAAAGGAATATGTCTGGGGTGACATAATGTCCGGGCTTATAGTGGGGATTATTTTAGTGCCTCAAGCCATCGCTTACTGCCTACTTGCAGGCTTGGAGCCAATTTACGGGTTGTACACATCCTTTTTTGCAAATATCATTTACTTCATTTTGGGAACATCCAGGCATGTATCTGTGGGTATCTTCAGCCTCATGAGTTTAATGGTAGGACAAGTCGTGGACAGAGAAGTCTATTTAGCAGGGTTTGATTTGGGTGAGGACAGTAAGCGAAGCTCCTTGGATGTTGGATGGAACGGCACTGAAGAGCACCAGGATACAGCGGCCAATTTCACCATGGGGGCCTTCGGCATGGAGTGTGGAAAGGAGTGCTATGCGATCAGCATTGCAGCAGTTTTAACATTCCTTGCTGGATTTTATCAG GTCCTGATGGCTGTGTTCAGGCTTGGGTTTGTTTCAGTTTATCTCTCCGCTCCAATGCTGGACGGCTTCGCCACCGGTGCCTCATGCACCATTCTGACAGTCCAGGTGAAGTATTTGGTGGGCCTGAAAATCCCTCGGCATCAGGGTTACGGAACCGTTGTTGTGACTTGGATCAACATTTTCAAGAATATACATAAGACCAACTTCTGTGATATGATTACAAGTGCAATTTGTATCACTGTTCTACTCCTGGGGAAAGAGCTCCAGGACCGGTACAAGGACCGTCTGAAGATACCTCTGCCTACAGAACTGGTAGTAGTGGCCTTAGCAACAGTGATTTCCCACTTTGCTGATCTGAACGGTCAGTACAACTCAAGCATCTCAGGTGCCATTCCAACTGGTTTCATTCCCCCAAAGGTTCCGAATTTCAGTCTAATACCAAGGGTCGCAATTGATGCCATCCCATTGGCTGTGATCAGTTTTGCCTTTACTGTCTCCTTGTCAGAGATGTTCGCAAAGAAGAATGGCTACACCGTCAGACCAAACCAGGAGATGTTGGCAATTGGCTTTTGTAACATCATCCCATCATTTTTCCACTCTTTCACCACAAGTGCTGCGCTTGCCAAGACTATGGTGAAAGACTCGACAGGTTGCCGAACACAAGTTTCTAGCGTGGTGAGCGCTTTAGTTGTGCTTTTGGTCCTTTTGTTTTTAGCTCCGTTCTTCTTCTCCCTGCAGAAGTGTGTCCTTGCCTGCATCATTATTGTCAGTCTGAGGGGGGCCCTAAGGAAATTCAGAGACTTGCCCAGGCTTTGGCGCCTTAGCAAAATTGATGCAGTTGTCTGGATGGTGGCCATGTCTTCAAGTGCTttgatcagtgtagagatcggTCTCGTGATTGGAGTAGTCTTCTCCATGTTGTGCGTCTTGGCGCAAACCCAATATCCCAAGGCTTCACTACTGGGAAAAATCGAGAATACTACTTACTATGAGGACATGAATGACTATGACAACCTTGAGATCATTCCAAAAGTGAAGATATTTCGCTTTCAGGCTCCACTTTACTATGCAAACAAGGACTTTTTCTTAAAGTCTTTGTTCAAAGCAGTTGGACTCGAGCCATTCATCGAAAGAaccagacagaaaaaaatggagaaaaaagctAAAAACAGAAGTGCAAAGCAGACCGATAAAGAGAATGATGTTAGTCTAAGCCTGGTAGCAAGTGAAGTGGATTTCCACACCATAATCCTTGACTGTTCTTCTGTCCCTTTCATTGACACCACAGGTATTAACACCTTAAAAGGAGTGATAAAAGAGTACAAAGATGTTGGTGTAAACATGATCCTGGCATGTTGCAACACAACAGTCATAGATTCTTTGAGGCGAAGTTCTTTCTTCGGGTCTGAGGATAAAGAAATGCAAACACGCTTATTTCCCAACCTACATAGTGCAGTTTCTTTTGCTACAAGTGACACTGCAGCATCGGTTAACAATACACCTGTGTAA